The nucleotide sequence CCGATCTTTCGCTGCTTCGAGGGATGCCGTTAACGATTCTCAATTGCTGTAGTACGCCGGTGTTCGATTTAGCGCCACTTCAAGATTGCAAGCAGTTGGAGATGTTGGATTCTTACGGATCGAAAGTTTCGCCGGCCATGGTCGACGCTCTGCGGCAAGTGCTTCCGAATTGCAAGTTTAGGTAAAGGCAGATCCTCTTTACTTAAGCTCGTCGAATTCCTCGCGTAAGCGGCGGAGTATGCGGTACTTCGCTTGATGCACGGCATGCTTCGTCATGCCGAGAGCGGCGGCCGTGTCGGCGGCGGTTCGTTTTTCGATCGTCGCGATCCAGAACGCGCGCCACGTCGTCGGCTCGAACTCGGCGCGGATCAGCTCCAATGTACGAGCCGCGACGCCGAGTGCGCCCGGCGTCCACGGTGCTACGCCGCTCTTTTCCGCGGCGCTCCGTTCCTCGGCCACGGACCACGGCTCGGGCTCATCGTCGGAGAGTTGCTGCAGGTATCGATAGGCGGTCGATCCGCCGGCGGCGACGGCCTGATCTTGCGAACGTCGCAAGTGGTCTCGAACCTTATTGCGCGTGATGGTCCAGAGCCAACCGCGAAATTTCCCCTCGCCTCGATAGTCTTCCATACGTCGTGCGAGCACACCAAATACGTCTTGTACGATGTCCGCCGCGTCTTCGGCCAGGAGCCCGCAACGCCGCGCCCATTGATACACGA is from Planctomycetia bacterium and encodes:
- a CDS encoding sigma-70 family RNA polymerase sigma factor; this encodes MTDESSLTDVTSQSLLSRVRRRAPGSWERMSVIYGPLVYQWARRCGLLAEDAADIVQDVFGVLARRMEDYRGEGKFRGWLWTITRNKVRDHLRRSQDQAVAAGGSTAYRYLQQLSDDEPEPWSVAEERSAAEKSGVAPWTPGALGVAARTLELIRAEFEPTTWRAFWIATIEKRTAADTAAALGMTKHAVHQAKYRILRRLREEFDELK